A stretch of Gossypium hirsutum isolate 1008001.06 chromosome A06, Gossypium_hirsutum_v2.1, whole genome shotgun sequence DNA encodes these proteins:
- the LOC107963534 gene encoding stellacyanin: MGRKSSMAMAAVFVVLASTLTTYASTTYTVGDSTGWQVPTSNSNLYDDWADNKTFVVGDDLLFNFITGEHDVAEVTEPGYDACTNTDTISTDNKGPVKITLKRTGDHYFICTYAGHCPAGQKLKVQVRSEAGDTTPGVLSPPRNAASSLVVTISLVFVSIATFVLLC, encoded by the exons ATGGGTAGGAAAAGCAGCATGGCCATGGCTGCAGTTTTTGTAGTTTTGGCTTCAACCCTAACCACGTATGCTTCTACAACTTACACTGTAGGAGACTCCACTGGTTGGCAAGTCCCTACCAGTAATTCTAATTTATACGATGACTGGGCTGACAATAAAACCTTCGTTGTCGGGGATGATCTCT TGTTCAACTTTATTACTGGGGAACATGATGTTGCAGAGGTGACCGAACCTGGTTACGACGCCTGTACCAACACCGACACCATCTCAACCGACAACAAAGGACCCGTAAAAATTACGCTTAAAAGGACTGGTGACCACTACTTCATTTGCACTTACGCTGGTCATTGTCCCGCCGGCCAAAAGCTTAAGGTCCAAGTCCGAAGTGAAGCCGGCGACACTACGCCTGGAGTTCTTAGTCCTCCCCGCAACGCAGCTTCTTCCCTTGTTGTCACCATCTCTCTTGTCTTTGTTTCCATTGCCACCTTTGTTTTGTTGTGCTGA